The window GTAAATGCCTGGACTGTTAATACGGTACCGGAGATGCAATGGCTGCTGGCACACCAGGTTGAATACATAACTACTAACGAACCCGAATTACTCTTCGAAGAAATAAAAAAAACACCCTTAGTTAGTGGCTGGAAATTAAAATGGAGTGATGAATTTAATGATGCAGGCCTAGCCTTAAGCAAGAACTGGAGTTACGATGTTGGCGGTAAAGGATGGGGAAATAATGAATTGCAATATTATACCGATGCAGATAGTACGAATGCAGTAGTTAAAAAAGGCAATCTGAATATCACAGCAGTAAAGGCCGATAAGGAAAACAATCATTACACATCGGCCAGGCTGGTAACCAAAAACAAATTCGATTTTAAATATGGCAGGGTAGAAGTAAGGGCCATGTTGCCGAAGGGACGGGGTTTATGGCCTGCAATTTGGGCGCTACCTACCAACGCGAAATATGGCGGCTGGCCAAAAAGCGGCGAAATCGATATTATGGAACATGTAGGTTATGATCCCGACAGTGTGCATGGTACCGTGCATACTGAGAAGTTTAACCACATCATTAAAACACAGGTTGGTAAAGCTTTAAAAGTAGCCAACCCATACACAGCCTACCATGTTTATGCAATCGAGTGGTTTACCGATAGAATAGACTTTTTTATCGACGATGAAAAATACCTCACCTTTAACAATACTAAAAAAGGCGCGGGCGATTGGCCCTTCGACCAGAATTTCCATATTATTTTGAATGTAGCCGTTGGCGGTGGCTGGGGCGGAAAAAAAGGAGTAGACGATGCTATTTTTCCCGCAACCATGAAGGTTGATTATGTAAGGATTTATCAGAAATAATGTAAGATGTTGTAGGTATGATGGAGGATGGTTTGGTTCATTGGTAACTGCCAGCTGAAAATTGTTCTATTGCCTGGGTTAACTGGTTAATTGTTTAAACTGGTTAACCGAATACTGCCAACTGAAAACTGCGTTGAGATGAGCATCTTACCTGGCTTTGGACTCTGGTTTAAGCCCTTCGGAAAGAAAATTGGTAAACTGAAAATTACAAACTGCTATCTGAAAATTGCCAACTGAAAACGATAACTTGCGATATCTAAGCTATATTGTATAATTTATGGACTCACGTAGAGAATTTTTAAAAAAAGCGGCCTTGTTTGCCGGAGCCACTGGCACGGCCAACACCCTGCCCAGTTCGGTATTAAAAGCCATGGCCATTAACCCCGAGCCTGGCACTACATTTTACGATGCCGAACACATTGTTTTCCTGATGCAGGAGAACAGATCGTTTGATCACATGTTTGGTAAAATGAAAGGTGTACGAGGATTTAACGATCCACACCCGCACATTCAGCCCGATGGCAACAAAGTTTGGCTGCAGAAAGACGGGCAAGGTTACACCTATGCGCCTTTTCATGTCGACATTAACAAAACAAAAATTACCTGGCAAGGTGGTTTGCCACACTCGTGGAATGATCAGGTAGCAGCGCGCAACGGTGGACGTTATGATAAGTGGCTGCCGGTTAAAACGCCGATGACTTTGGCCTATTACGATCGGAACGATATTCCTTTCTATTATGCCATGGCCGATGCTTTTACCATTTGTGATCAGCATTTCTGTTCGTCGTTAACCGGAACCACACCTAACCGGCTGTTCTTTTTTACCGGTACAGTTCGTGGCGAAAAAAGTGCAAACCGGGTTGCTGTAGTTAATAATGATCAGGCTGAATCGCAAAACAATGTGTTTGTAGATTGGCCAACTTTTCAGGAAACCCTGGAAGATAATGGTATCGACTGGCGTATTTACCAGAATGAACTCTGGACTTCTAAGCTACCCGAGGGTGAGATAGATGATTGGTTGGGAAATTATGGTGATAACCCGGTTGAATATATCAGCAGGCATAACGTAAAATTATCGGCTTATTTTAGAAAAAATGGTGATAATACCGTTAAACCGCCTCTAACTGCTAAAGAAGTTCAGGAGAAATATGATAAACTTTCTCAAAAGGAAAAGAACCTGGTAGATAAAGCTTTTACTACCAATATTTCTCAGAAAGATTATCTGGAACTTGAGCCTTTTACTTTTAAAAACGATCAGGGTCAATCTGAAACCATTAACATTCCGAAAGGAGATATTTTCCACGAGTTCAGAAAAGATGTTGATACGGGTAAACTGCCTGCTGTTTCATGGTTGGTGGCGCCACAGCGCTTTTCCGACCATACCAGTTCGCCATTGTATGGTACCTGGTACGTAAGTGAGGCTTTGGATATTTTAACCAAAA is drawn from Pedobacter sp. HDW13 and contains these coding sequences:
- a CDS encoding family 16 glycosylhydrolase, with translation MKRVFISAIMVFIFTSTFAQKFNWNKNQIIAHRGAWKKNNFPQNSIASLNEAVKLGCYGSEFDVWMTADNVLVVNHDPEFQGLNIEKVNYADLLTKTMSNGEKIPTLEAYLLAGKKQKTTKLILEIKPSLISKERGIEVTNKCVEMVQRLKVIEWTEYISFDYDYCKRILALLPKAKVAYLKGDISAEQMKADRLTGVDYHYSVYQKDNWIENAQKLGLTVNAWTVNTVPEMQWLLAHQVEYITTNEPELLFEEIKKTPLVSGWKLKWSDEFNDAGLALSKNWSYDVGGKGWGNNELQYYTDADSTNAVVKKGNLNITAVKADKENNHYTSARLVTKNKFDFKYGRVEVRAMLPKGRGLWPAIWALPTNAKYGGWPKSGEIDIMEHVGYDPDSVHGTVHTEKFNHIIKTQVGKALKVANPYTAYHVYAIEWFTDRIDFFIDDEKYLTFNNTKKGAGDWPFDQNFHIILNVAVGGGWGGKKGVDDAIFPATMKVDYVRIYQK